The sequence CCACAATTTGAAGGACAAACAAAGACAAAACTTGGCAATTCAGAGGTCCGTGCGATCACAGACTCCCTGTTTGCTGAGCACTTTGAAAAGTTCTTATTTGAAAACCCTTCAGTCGGTAGGAAAATTGTTGAAAAGGGGCTTATGGCTGCAAGAGCGAGAATGGCCGCTAAAAAGGCTCGTGAATTAACAAGAAGAAAAAGTGCTCTTGAAGTATCAAGTTTGCCCGGGAAATTAGCGGATTGTTCTTCCAAGGATCCTTCCATTAGTGAAATATATATCGTTGAGGGAGATTCAGCGGGTGGTTCTGCAAAGCAAGGACGAGACAGACATTTCCAAGCAATTCTGCCTTTAAGGGGGAAAATTTTAAACGTTGAAAAGGCAAGGCTCGATCGAATCCTTTCAAACAATGAGGTAAGAGCCATGATTACGGCAGCCGGTACAGGAATCGGAGAAGACTTTGATATTACAAAAGCTAGATATCATAAAATCGTTATCATGACAGATGCTGATGTTGACGGTGCTCATATCCGAACTCTTCTCTTGACCTTCTTTTACCGATATATGAGAAAAATCATTGAGGCTGGCTATATTTACATTGCCCAACCGCCATTGTATAAAGTCCAACAAGGGAAAAAAGTTCAATATGCCTACAACGAAAAACAATTAGACGAGATTATGGCGGCTTTGCCAGCAACACCAAAACCAAACATTCAGCGATATAAAGGGTTAGGGGAGATGAACCCAGAGCAGTTGTGGGAAACAACGATGAACCCTGAAAATCGAACGCTTCTCCAAGTAACTCTAGACGACGCCATTGAGGCAGACGAAACCTTTGAAATGCTTATGGGTGAAAAGGTAGAGCCACGTCGCCATTTTATCGAAGAGAACGCATTATATGTGAAAAATTTAGATATATAAGTTAGATCAGAAATATGAAGTTGTACCCAGAAACGATGTGTTCGTTTCAATAAGGGAGGTTTTAATATGGCTGATAATCCACAGTCTAATATTAAAGAAATTAACATTAGCCAAGAAATGCGAAGCTCGTTTTTAGATTATGCGATGAGTGTAATTGTTTCCCGTGCACTTCCAGATGTACGGGATGGATTGAAACCCGTTCATCGACGTGTGCTATATGCGATGCATGATCTTGGGATCCACTCAGATAAACCACATAAAAAGTCAGCCCGTATTGTCGGAGACGTCATTGGTAAGTACCATCCCCATGGAGACCAAGCGGTATATGAAACAATGGTTAGGATGGCACAAGACTTTAACCAGCGCTATATTCTTGTCGACGGCCATGGAAACTTCGGGTCTGTTGATGGGGACTCAGCGGCGGCGATGCGTTATACCGAAGCGCGGATGTCCAAAATTTCAATGGAATTATTAAGAGATATTAACAAGGATACGATTGATTATCAACCAAACTATGATGGAGAAGAAAAGGAACCGGTCGTTTTGCCATCGCGTTTTCCAAACTTGCTTGTCAATGGTTCGTCAGGGATTGCGGTTGGGATGGCTACAAATATCCCACCACATCAGTTAGGTGAGGTAATAGATGGCGTTCTTGCCGTCAGTCAGGACCCTGAAATAACAATCGAAGAATTGATGGAAATCATTCCTGGCCCTGATTTTCCAACAGCTGCGTTAATTCTCGGAAGAAGCGGGATTAGAAAAGCATACGAAACAGGTCGCGGTAGCATCAAGTTACGTGCAAAGGCTGAAATTGAAACAAAATCAAATGGTAGGGAAACGATTATTGTTCATGAGATCCCTTATCAGGTAAATAAAGCAAAATTGATTGAACGAATTGCTGAACTCGTGAGAGAGAAAAAAATTGATGGAATTACAGACTTACGTGACGAGTCCGATCGTCGTGGAATGCGGATTGTCATAGAGGTTCGTAGGGACGCTAACGCCAACGTCATTCTAAATAATCTTTATAAACAAACAGCCATGCAGACAACTTTTGGAGTTAACTTGCTTGCCCTTGTAAACGGGGAACCAAAGGTCTTGAACTTGAAAGAATGTCTTGTTCATTACCTTGATCACCAAAGGGTAATTATTCGGAGACGAACCGAGTTTGAGTTACGAAAAGCGGAGGCAAGGGCTCATATTTTAGAAGGGTTGCGAATCGCTCTCGATCATATCGATGAGATTATTACCTTAATTCGAAGCTCACGTACGACAGACGAAGCACGAGAAGGTTTGATGACCAACTTCAATTTATCTGAAAAACAAGCCCAAGCCATTTTAGATATGCGTTTACAACGTTTAACAGGCTTGGAAAGAGAGAAAATTGAGGAAGAATATCAAGAACTTGTAAAATTAATCGCTGAGTTAAAAGCAATCCTAGCAGATGAAGAAAAAGTTCTTGAGATCATCCGTGAGGAATTAACGGAAATTAAAGAACGATTCAATGATGAAAGAAGAACGGAAATTGTTTCAGGTGGTCTTGAAGATATTGAGGATGAGGATTTAATTCCTGTAGAAAATATCGTCATCACCTTAACTCATAATGGTTATATTAAGCGACTTCCAGCTTCAACCTATCGTTCTCAAAAACGTGGGGGTCGAGGCATACAAGGAATGGGGACAAATGAAGATGATTTTGTTGAGCATTTAATCACATTGTCTACCCATGACACGGTCCTATATTTTACAAATAAAGGGAAAGTCTATCGTACAAAGGGTTATGAGATTCCTGAATATGGCCGTACATCAAAGGGGCTTCCGATTATTAACTTGTTAGGAATTGAAAAAGATGAATGGGTCAATACCATTATTCCGATCTCTGAATACAAGGATGATTGGTATTTATTCTTTACAACAAAGCATGGAATATCCAAACGTTCTCCAATTGCCTCTTTCTTAAATATCCGAAACAGCGGATTAATTGCCGTTAATTTACGCGAAGATGACGAGTTAATCTCTGTTCGCTTAACAGATGGAACGAAAGATATGATTATCGGAACGAAAAATGGTCTCTTAATTCGTTTCCATGAAACAGATGTACGTTCTATGGGAAGAACTGCAACTGGGGTTAAAGGCATAACGCTCGATAAGAGTGATGAAGTAGTTGGAATGGAAGTACTTGATGAGGGTGCAGAAATCCTTATTGTTACTGAAAATGGATATGGTAAACGTACACCTGAGCATGAATACCGTGTACAAAACCGAGGCGGTAAAGGGATTAAAACAAGTAACGTCACAGAAAAGACCGGAACCCTTGTTGGAATGAAGGTTGTAAAAGGTGAAGAAGATATTATGCTTATTACAACTCGAGGTGTTCTAATTAGAATGGACGTAAATGATATTTCCTCTTTAGGCAGAAATACACAAGGGGTAAGACTGATTCGACTTGACTCAGGCGAAAACGAGCGTGTCGCAACCATTGCCAAGGTAGAGAAGGAAGAGAAGATGGATGAGTCGGATTTAGATGAATCTGATGGTCATTCGGAAGATCATCATTCAGAATCAGAACTAGGCTCGGAACCTAATTCGGAACCTAATTCAGAACTAAATTCAAATTCAGAAGTAGAGCAAAAAGAGCAAGACAATCAGACTGAAGATGATGAAGAATAGATAAAGAAGCGCTACTTTTGTAGCGCTTCTTTTGTATGTGCGCCCGGCATGGGTGTAATCTCTAGGGTGAGAGTCCCGAGCCATGAAGGCAGAAGTAGTGGTTAGCTTAACGCAAGGGTGTCTGTGGTGACGCGGAATCTGAAGGAAGCGAGCGGCAAACTTCCGGTCTGAGGAACACGAACTTCATATAAGGCTAGATATTATTGGATGAGTCTGCATAACAAGACAAAGTCCTTTCTGCCGAAGGTAATATCGAGTAAATGAAGCAGATAGATGGAAGGAAAGATTACATTCTTACCCGGGGAGGTCTGATGGATATGTGAAGTACCCTTCATAACCTGCTTAGTGATAAGCAGCTGAACCACCAGAAGTCAGCTGAGGTCATAGTACAAATCGGTCTAGAACGATTCGGAAGGACTAAACAATTAAGAAAGAATAGCCCTTGGCATTCAGTGAGTTACGATGAACACAGAAAACGTAGTACCTCACTTGAGGAAGGAAACGGTGAATTCCGTGGGGGACCTCTCGGAGGGTGGAGTGACCACTGGCATAAGAAGAACAGCTATTCACGGAAGGAAGAATAACGATGCTTTTGAATCAAATCCTGTCACGGAAGAGTATGCTTCTAGCATTGAAACGAGTAGAACAGAATAAAGGAAGCCATGGAGTAGATATGATGCCCGTACAAAACCTACGTCAGCACTTAGTCGAAAATTGGGTTTCTATTAGAGGGGCAATTCTCAAGGGTACCTATGAACCAATGCCTGTCCGAAGAGTCGAAATCCCGAAACCTGATGGCGGTGTTCGGTTATTAGGCATCCCAACTGTGACAGACCGTTTGATTCAACAAGCAATTGCCCAAATATTATCGAAGATATATGACCCGATGTTCTCGGAACACAGTTACGGCTTTCGTCCGAACCGAAGTGCCCACGATGCAGTTAGGAAAGCAAAGGGATATATCAAAGATGGATATAGATGGGTAGTAGACATGGACCTAGAGAAGTTCTTTGATAAGGTGAATCATGATAGACTCATGAACACATTAGCGAAAAGAATCGAAGATAAACCACTATTGAAACTCATCCGTAAATACTTACAAGCTGGTGTCTTGATAAATGGAGTGGTTTCTAGTGCGGAACAAGGTACACCACAAGGTGGACCGTTGAGTCCACTGCTTTCTAATATCGTGCTAGATGAACTAGATAAAGAGTTAGAAGCCAGAGGACATAAATTCGTTCGCTACGCAGATGACTGTAATATTTACATTAAATCGAAACGAGCAGGAGAACGAACAATGAACAGTATTCAACGATTCATTGAGAAGAAGCTCCGTCTGAAGGTAAATGAAAAGAAATCAGCAATAGACCGTCCGTGGAAACGAAAGTTTCTAGGCTTCAGCTTTACGAGTTCAAAGGAACCAAAGGTTCGTATCGCAAAAGACAGCCTAAAGAGATTGAAGAATAAAGTACGAAAACTTACTTCAAGAAAGATGTCCTACCCAATGGAATATCGGGTTGAGAAACTGAACCAGTATTTAATAGGGTGGTGTGGATATTTTGCGTTAGCTGATACGAAAACTGTTTTCAGAGAATTAGATGGTTGGGTTCGAAGAAGGCTTCGCATGTGTTTATGGAAAAATTGGAAGAACCCCAGAACAAAGATACGCAATCTTATAAAACTAGGTGTTCCAGAATGGAAAGCTTATGAATGGGGAAATAGCCGGAAAGGTTATTGGCGTATCTCGAATAGCCCAATATTAAGTAAAGCCCTCAATAACTCCTATTGGAGTAACCAAGGGCTTAAAAGTCTACAAACTCGTTATGAATTCTTGCGTCAATTATCTTAATTGAACCGCCGTATACGGATCCGTACGTACGGTGGTGTGAGAGGTCGGAGGTTAATCACCTCCTCCTACTCGATTATCTATTGAAGTTGTCCACAATTTGGAAGTAAAATGGAGTTAATGATATTCCTTTGAGGGTGAAAAAGAGATGCGCGTAAAAACAACGGAGCTAATAGAAGGATGTATTCTATCCGAAGATATTTATAATAAAACAAGTAGACCTATTATGAAAAAAAATACCGTATTGACGAATGATTTGATTGAAGTTCTTACATTGTTCATGCAAACGAGTGTAGAAGTGAATCCGACCCTTGTTATAGGCGGGCCTTTTCAGCCTGCAAACATTTTACTTGATAAGGATTCTTCACAAGGATTGGAGGTCTATGAGTTTCCTACATTATTTTTGGAGGCCACAAAGGAGTTCAAAAAACATTTTCTATTATGGCAGTCTGGCTTACCAATTGATATTTCTAAATTGAGAATGATCCTCTTACCTTTATTAGAAAGGTCCTTGGTAAACTCATCAGAAATTTTCTATTTACATCATTTATCAACAAAGGAAGAATATCTGTATCAGCACTCATTAGCGGTAGGCCTCTTATCCGGCTTTATTGCTAAAGGGCTTAACTACTCTCAAGGTGAGGTTGTACAAACGGCATTAGCTGGTCTATTTGCTGACTGCGGAATGGCTAAAGTAAGACCAGGAATATTACAAAAAAAGGCAGCACTAACGGCCCAAGAGCTCTCAGAAGTAAAGAATCATATAAAATATAGCTATTTACTCGTTCAAAACATTTCCACTCTAAAGGAAGGCACAAAAGTGGCTATATTTCAACATCATGAACGATTAGATGGTAGTGGATATCCAATGGGATTAAAAAATAATAAAATACAAGACGTAGCAAAAATTATTGCAGTCGCTGATACATATCATGCAATGACGTCTGAACGGACCTATCGAAAAAAGCAGTCACCATTTAAAGTATTGGAGTTAATGCGCCAAGACCAATTTGGAAAATTTGATGTACAGGCTTTAATGGTATTGAGTTCAGGCCTAATTAATTTTACAAAGGGTAGTAAAGTAAAACTTTCAAATGGCCAGCTGGGAGAGATCTTATTTATCTCAGATAAATCTCCTACTCGTCCTCTAATAAAACTATATGATACCGGTGAGATGATTAATTTAGAAAAAGATCGAGAATTGCATGTAGAAGAAATTATATAAAAATAGGGTTTGATTATCTTTTTATGACCCTGTTAAAATTTGATAAAGCATTATAAGCTAATCAATTACAATGTTTATTAATGAAAATAACTTTTTGGTGTTGACAATACTTATTATTAAATGCTATATTATAAAAGTCGCCTCTAAGCGATGAAATAATTGCTCTTTGAAAACTGAACAACAAACGTCAACGTTAATTCAGTTACTATATGTAACAAACTTTATGAGCTATTCAAACACTTTATTGGAGAGTTTGATCCTGGCTCAGGACGAACGCTGGCGGCGTGCCTAATACATGCAAGTCGAGCGAACTTGCGGGAGCTTGCTCCCAAAAGTTAGCGGCGGACGGGTGAGTAACACGTGGGCAACCTGCCTGTAAGACTGGGATAACTTCGGGAAACCGGAGCTAATACCGGATAATTCTTATCAACTCATGTTGGTAAGCTAAAAGACGGCGTAAGCTGTCACTTACAGATGGGCCCGCGGCGCATTAGCTAGTTGGTGAGGTAATGGCTCACCAAGGCAACGATGCGTAGCCGACCTGAGAGGGTGATCGGCCACACTGGGACTGAGACACGGCCCAGACTCCTACGGGAGGCAGCAGTAGGGAATCTTCCGCAATGGACGAAAGTCTGACGGAGCAACGCCGCGTGAGTGATGAAGGTTTTCGGATCGTAAAACTCTGTTGTTAGGGAAGAACAAGTACGAGAGTAACTGCTCGTACCTTGACGGTACCTAACCAGAAAGCCACGGCTAACTACGTGCCAGCAGCCGCGGTAATACGTAGGTGGCAAGCGTTGTCCGGAATTATTGGGCGTAAAGCGCGCGCAGGCGGTCCTTTAAGTCTGATGTGAAAGCCCACGGCTCAACCGTGGAGGGTCATTGGAAACTGGGGGACTTGAGTGCAGGAGAGAAGAGTGGAATTCCACGTGTAGCGGTGAAATGCGTAGAGATGTGGAGGAACACCAGTGGCGAAGGCGACTCTTTGGCCTGTAACTGACGCTGAGGCGCGAAAGCGTGGGGAGCAAACAGGATTAGATACCCTGGTAGTCCACGCCGTAAACGATGAGTGCTAAGTGTTAGAGGGTTTCCGCCCTTTAGTGCTGCAGCAAACGCATTAAGCACTCCGCCTGGGGAGTACGGCCGCAAGGCTGAAACTCAAAGGAATTGACGGGGACCCGCACAAGCGGTGGAGCATGTGGTTTAATTCGAAGCAACGCGAAGAACCTTACCAGGTCTTGACATCCTCTGACAATCCTAGAGATAGGACCTTCCCCTTCGGGGGACAGAGTGACAGGTGGTGCATGGTTGTCGTCAGCTCGTGTCGTGAGATGTTGGGTTAAGTCCCGCAACGAGCGCAACCCTTGTCCTTAGTTGCCAGCATTCAGTTGGGCACTCTAAGGAGACTGCCGGTGACAAACCGGAGGAAGGTGGGGATGACGTCAAATCATCATGCCCCTTATGACCTGGGCTACACACGTGCTACAATGGATGGTACAAAGGGCTGCGAGACCGCGAGGTTTAGCCAATCCCATAAAACCATTCTCAGTTCGGATTGTAGGCTGCAACTCGCCTACATGAAGCCGGAATCGCTAGTAATCGCGGATCAGAATGCCGCGGTGAATACGTTCCCGGGTCTTGTACACACCGCCCGTCACACCACGAGAGTTTGTAACACCCGAAGTCGGTGGGGTAACCGCAAGGAGCCAGCCGCCTAAGGTGGGACAGATGATTGGGGTGAAGTCGTAACAAGGTAGCCGTATCGGAAGGTGCGGCTGGATCACCTCCTTTCTAAGGATATTTACGGAACATCTCCTTTGGAGATGAAGTTGATTGTTTGTTGTTCAGTTTTGAAGGAGTAATACCTAATTAAATAAGATTATTCCTGTTGAATGGGCCTATAGCTCAGCTGGTTAGAGCGCACGCCTGATAAGCGTGAGGTCGATGGTTCGAGTCCATTTAGGCCCACCATGATATGGGGAATTAGCTCAGCTGGGAGAGCGCCTGCCTTGCACGCAGGAGGTCAGCGGTTCGATCCCGCTATTCTCCATCCATTATTAAAAATAAATAGGTTCGGTAACAATGGCAAGAAGGTCACACCTGTTCCCATCCCGAACACAGAAGTTAAGCTTCTAAGCGCCGATGGTAGTTGGGGTATTACCCCTGCAAGAGTAGGACGTTGCCGAGCAATTAAGCCCCTAAGTATTTTAGGGGCTTAATTTTTTATTACTTTGCCCTTAGTGTAACGAATTAAAATTATAATAACCCTAAGAAGTATATATGTTATAATGAGTGATAATTATTTCCCGCTGGCAAGTTAATCCATATTGTTAGCTAAATATTGATAGGCTAAAAAGGGTCCTTTTTGTGAAGTAGTTTTCAAAAATTGAACGATAAAAGGATAATCTTCATTTGGCATGGTTTTTAATAGTTCACTCCACCATTCTGTCTCATAACGAGCAATCATACTTAAATTGAAGAGCAATAAATAGTGTGAGACCATTTCCGGAAAGGTAAAAAACTCATTTTTGGAAACAGGAATACAATATTGTTGCTCAACGAAATTATATTTCAATGGTGTCAGATCCTTGGAATGTCTGCCTTTCTCAAATAGTAGACAGTCTGACGTATTTTCTATATAAGACAACTGATTCGATGATTTAAGTTGTAAGTAGTCAATAAATCGTTGTTCAGTCATATGGAAACAGTCAAGGACTTCTTTCGGAATAGCGAATGACTGCTGATGATATGTAATATCAATAAATGTGCTTCCCTTTTTCAGTCTATTAAAAAGATTATTTAATTCTGGAATTTGCTTGAATAATTCAATCATGGTAACTTTATCGCCTTCTATATTTTTAAGGTTATACATCTTTTCAAGCATACAGGAAAATAGGCCATTTTTTTGGAACTTAACTTCGTCCTTCAAAAATTCATACTGTTGTTTTTTTCTTTTACGGGTTGTGACTCCATGTGCCAAAACAGTGGTATTTTCTGGATAGTTTGGATCCTTTGTAAGAAGGCAAGCCTTAATTAAATGAATAAATCCATAGAAAAGTAAAATTGGTTGAATTAATAATGGAGATTGTTCGGCTTGCTCGTAATAAATTTTCGCATGTTCTAAATAATATATAAAGGGATAGCAGTTTTCATAACTTTTTTGATCTGCTAGTTCAAAGTCTTTATAACAATTCTTTAAATATGCATGCGTATCTGCAGCCGAGAAATAAGGTGAAAATGAATAAAAGTCTTTATATGAATGAATCAACCTGAAAACCCCCAAATATTCACAAAACTTAAATTAAATTTTGTAGTCTTGACAGTATTTTGTCCAATTGATAACCTACTAATAATATTTTTCAGTCTAGGAGGTCTTTTTATGTGGGAGAATAAATTTGAAAAGGAAGGGTTAACATTTGATGATGTTTTACTCATTCCAGCTAAGTCGGAAGTACTTCCTCGTGATGTAAATCTATCTGTGAAGTTAACAGATAAAATTAAATTGAACATACCAATTATTAGTGCTGGTATGGATACTGTAACAGAAGCAGAAATGGCAATTGCTATGGCTCGTCAAGGTGGGATTGGTATTATTCATAAAAATCTTACGCCTGACAAACAAGCGGAAATGGTAGACAGGGTAAAAAGATCGGAAAGCGGCGTTATTACGAATCCATTTTTTCTAACACCTGAAAAACAAATCTTTGAAGCCGATCATTTAATGGGTAAATACCGAATTTCCGGTGTACCAATTGTTAACAATATGGAAGAACGCAAACTTGTTGGTATTCTTACAAACCGTGATTTACGTTTTATCCAAGACTATTCCATTCAAATTGCAGATGTAATGACAAAGGACAATCTTGTAACGGCTTCAGTTGGAACGACCTTAGAAGAGGCTGAGAAAATTCTACAGCAATATAAAATTGAAAAGCTCCCACTCGTCGATTCAGAAGGTGTCCTAAAAGGTTTAATTACGATTAAGGATATTGAAAAAGTTATTGAGTTTCCAAACTCAGCAAAAGATGAACAAGGACGATTGTTAGTCGGAGCGGCAGTAGGTGTTTCACAAGATACGGATATGCGTCTTGAACATCTTACAGCTGCAGGGGTTGACCTAATTGTGATTGATACCGCCCATGGACACTCTAAAGGGGTAATCGAAACAGTTAAGAATGTTCGTAAACAATATCCCGATCTTGCGATTGTGGCAGGAAACGTGGCGACAGGTGAGGCAACAAAAGCCTTGTTTGAAGCAGGTGCTGACATTGTCAAAGTTGGTATTGGACCAGGTTCGATTTGTACAACAAGGGTAGTAGCAGGCGTTGGTGTACCACAAATTACAGCAATTTATGATTGTGCAAATGAGGCTAGAAAATTAGGGAAGACGATCATTGCCGATGGCGGAATTAAATACTCAGGGGATATTGTTAAAGCGCTAGCTGCTGGTGGACATGCTGTAATGTTAGGGAGTCTACTTGCTGGTGTTTCTGAAAGCCCTGGAGAAACAGAAATCTTCCAAGGACGTCGTTTTAAAGTTTATCGTGGAATGGGATCTGTTTCAGCAATGGAAAAAGGTTCAAGTGACCGTTACTTCCAGGAAGAAAATAAAAAGTATGTTCCAGAGGGAATTGAAGGTCGTTTGCCATATAAAGGACCACTAGCGGATACAGTTTACCAATTGGTTGGAGGCATTCGCTCAGGTATGGGTTATGTAGGGGCAGCAGATTTGGAAGCACTTCGTGAAAATACGCAGTTTATCCGTATGACAGGTGCAGGACTAATAGAAAGTCATCCACATGATGTGCAAATTACGAAAGAGGCTCCAAACTACTCATTATCATAAAAAGCAAATAATCAAACCGATATAGATATTTTCCTATTTTTTCAATAGACAGAGGGACTATTCTCTGTCTATTTTTTTTCTACCAATTATGTTAAACTGTACAAGTATTTGAAAAAGATGCATGAATTTCAAGAAAATATAATAAAAAACATAGATTAATAGTTGGAGGTATGGTTCATTGAATTGGTTTAAGAAACTAGCATTATGGATCACGGTGCTGTTTGTTTTTGTATCGGCATCGTTTTCATTTTTCCCAAACAAAACGAATGCAGAGGAAAATGATCCACTAGGACTAAAGGCTGAAGCTGCTATTTTAGTAGATGCAGAGACCGGGGCTATTTTATACGAGAAAAATGCGAATGTCGTCCTTGGTGTCGCTTCTATGGCAAAAATGATGACAGAGTATTTAGTATTAGAAGCCATTGAGGAAGAGAAAATCACGTGGGATCAAAAGGTTATGATCAATGAGTATGTTCATAAACTATCAGGAGCTCCTGGACTCTCTAATATTGGATTAACACAGGGTGAGGAATATACGGTTAAAGAGCTATATGAAGCAATGGCAATTTTTTCAGCAAATGCTGCATCGGTTGCCTTAGCTGAACTTGTAGCAGGAACCGAAAAGAATTTCGTGACGAAGATGAACGAAAAAGCAGAAGAACTCGGTTTAGAGGATTATAAGTTTGTGAACTCAACTGGGTTAAACAACAGCAGTCTAATGGGGAATCATCCTGCTGGAGGTCCTGATGAGGAAAACGTAATGTCTGCAAGGGCTACTGCCAAACTAGCCTACTATTTGCTAAAAGATTATCCAGAGGTCTTGGATACAGCAAGTGTTCCAGTTTTAAAGTTTAGAGATGGTAGAGAGTATAAAAACTTTAACTGGATGTTGCCAACACTTGTTTATGCATATCCAGGTGTTGATGGACTTAAAACAGGTTCCACTGAATTTGCTGGCGATGGATTCACAGCGACAGCTGAGCGGGATGGAAAAAGATTTATTTCAGTAGTCATGAAAACTAGTTCAAAAGAAGAACGTTTTGCAGAAACGAAAAAGTTATTAGATTATGCCTTTGGTAGTTTCACAAAACAAGAAGTCCACCCGGAAAACGGGAAGATAAAGGGAAAAGAGACTCTACCTGTTACTAAAGGAAAAGAAGATCAAATAAAAATTGAAACAAAGGATGCCATTTCCCTAATGATGAAAAAAGGGAAAGAGGAAGACTTTGAAACTGTTTTAACGCTTGATAAAAAGAAACTAAATGATGAGGGACAACTGACTGCTCCAATTAAGAAAGGTGATAAGGTTGGAACATTGACGGTAAAGCCGAAAGATGGAAGTGAGATTGAGTTTCTTTCGAAGGATGGGATTAAATCTATTACTGTTGATGTAGTCGCTGCAGAAAGTGTCGAAAAGGCTAACTGGTTTGTACTTAGTATGCGTGCGATTGGTGGATTCTTTGGCGATATCTGGGGAAGTGTTTCCTCAACAGTTAAAGGTTGGTTTTAATTATATAGGGATAGAGTCTCCTAAACAGGGGGACTCTATTTTTTTAGTCGTTCGTTGAAACAGGTGACCTTACATATATTTTACCCACGTTTAATCCCTATAAACATATCGGCAAAAAACCGGAAATAAGTAAAAATTAATGTTATAGGGTCGAGAATAGTAATAAAGTCCAGAAAAACTATAAACTTTCTGTCATCGCACATGAGACCACAGAAGTTTCCTACGTACATAAAAAAAACTGCAGTTATTATCACTAGGATAATCGCAAAAATGATTTTAAAATAAAAAG is a genomic window of Niallia sp. XMNu-256 containing:
- a CDS encoding D-alanyl-D-alanine carboxypeptidase family protein — encoded protein: MNWFKKLALWITVLFVFVSASFSFFPNKTNAEENDPLGLKAEAAILVDAETGAILYEKNANVVLGVASMAKMMTEYLVLEAIEEEKITWDQKVMINEYVHKLSGAPGLSNIGLTQGEEYTVKELYEAMAIFSANAASVALAELVAGTEKNFVTKMNEKAEELGLEDYKFVNSTGLNNSSLMGNHPAGGPDEENVMSARATAKLAYYLLKDYPEVLDTASVPVLKFRDGREYKNFNWMLPTLVYAYPGVDGLKTGSTEFAGDGFTATAERDGKRFISVVMKTSSKEERFAETKKLLDYAFGSFTKQEVHPENGKIKGKETLPVTKGKEDQIKIETKDAISLMMKKGKEEDFETVLTLDKKKLNDEGQLTAPIKKGDKVGTLTVKPKDGSEIEFLSKDGIKSITVDVVAAESVEKANWFVLSMRAIGGFFGDIWGSVSSTVKGWF